The Candidatus Nanosynbacter sp. HMT-352 region CGCCACTATCCAGAAATGACCTAGCGAAAACTATAAACATCGCAAACATGAACGCAATCTTAAAACAAATAAAGGCGACGATAGTCCTGGATTATTAGCTCTAGCTGATTTTCTAGTAGAGAAAGGATTCTGAAGAGGAAATATTAACACTGTCAAATTTTGCAGGATTATTATGAATGAAAAGGTCATGAAGGGTTTAGTAACGCAATAAACCAACCACTTTTACAGCGACTGTCTGACTGGTGTTTTCTCGATTCGTAAAAGTGGCTTCCTCTCCAAGTTGATTTTTTGGCGCTTTTCACTATTCACAGTACATCACATTGATCAAATATTGCCTCTCCATTACAATTGAAATATGGTTAAAACAGTGTCAAAAGCGCTTATTAAGAATAAAAATGGTAAATATCTACTGCTTTATAGGGGAGATACACACCCTAATTTCCCTGGGCATCTTGATCTTCCTGGAGGAGAAGTAGAATCTGAAGAAACCTCTAAGACGGCGACCGCGCGAGAAGTACAGGAAGAAACTGGCATATGTATATATCCAAATGACTTAAAAAAGCTATTTGTTAAGCAGTACAAAAACACAAGACATGTACTTTTTGAGATAGTCATAGATAAGACTGAGGCTGGCATTTCTGTTAAATTGAGCTGGGAACATAAAAAATACCGTTGGATGACGTTATCGGAATTGTTAGATACTAATATTCCAGAGGGCGCAGATCCTTATTATATAGATGTTATTGATTATTTAAAGCATTTATCCGAGATTTGATCTGTCCGACATATTTTCCCATACTATGTGCAGACTTCGGGCGCTCTTTTTTGATTAAGATAAATCTTCCCAACATTCTTACTACTCCTATAGTAAGCCTTATGATACCCTCTTGATCTCCTCTAGCGAAATATACGCCTGTAAAATTGTTTTTAGCTCCACGCTGTGGCGAAAGTTTATATCGTCAATCTTATCCAGATCAACCCATTCTGGCGTACCGTTAGTATAAGTCTTCTCGCATTTATTCAGATTGATTTCTCCAGCCTAGAGGATGCGCACCTCTCTCGTTGTCCTACTTTTGAACCTCGATGACGTGAACACCAAGATTCTCCTTGTGGCCAGGGTAGATCTTACGAAGGAGACGGAGAGCCTCCCTCTCGCTCTCTGCCTGCGGCACGATTTGCTGCCACGGCTCAGCCGCCAGCATGTCGGCGAAGCTACGGTAAATACGTATCGACTTGATCCGTACCACGCCCGATGTGTGACCGGTCTCGAGCTGTAGCAGCTCACCAGCCTTCAGTCGCTTGATGCTGTTATAGCCGACTCTCACCTCGAGAGTCTTCTTGCCGGACATGATTGCGTCGTAGTATGGACGCTTGATGCGCATCTTACGCATAGGCACTCCTTCCTTGTTGAGACTGATTCCCCACTGCTGAACGACGCTGGCAGGCGCATACCCTCCCGGGAACACGCCCTCCAGGCTCCAGCCGTGACGCTGGAGACAGACGACCTGCCATGGCTCAGGGACGAGATGGATGTACAGCTTGCGACCGTAATCCTCCAACAAACCTTGAAGGTCGATAATGAGCGCCTCAAAAGCTGCTTCCGACTTCGCCACGAGAGGCATCAGCTTGATAGGCTGACCCTTCTTCGGGGTCGCACCAGCGACACCAACAACCTGACCGTTGCACTCAGCGACAAAGATGATCTTGAACTTGTTGTTGACGTCACCAGATTCCATACGACGATAGCCAGCGAAGAGGGCGTCAACCCAACTGTCGTCCACTCCTTCAAAGTCGTCACTCACCTGCGACAGGATGAGAGCTCGCGCGCTGTCGGCGTGCTGACTCTCGTTAAACGGAACCACAGAGATATTCGGCGAGTCGAACCCCGCCTCGTCAACGAGCTGCTTGTACAGCATGTGCTCATCGACCCCCATCTTGTAGTGGTTGCGAGCCGTGCCAGTGACGAGGAAACCCTTCCGGAGGAAGAACTGAAGCGCCTTCTGGTTCGACGACGCGACAGTGCAGTACAGTTGTCGAGCATCGAGGCTGCGGGCGAAATCTTCAGCGTGCTTGAGCAGCACACTTCCGACGCCCATCTTTCCTCGGTACGCCGTATCAACAATGAGAGGGCTGATCTTGACAGTCCCCTGTTTCTTGTTGACAACATGAATGACACCCACGGGTTGTCCATCACTCTCGGCGATGAACATGTGCTGTCCGACCGAGAACTGGCCGACGTGGTCAACACCGCCTGCCATGTGCGCATCAAAGATGCGCCGTGCGTGTGCATAGTGGTCACCGTCATAAAACGGTGTGAGCGCCCGGATCATAAGATCCGCGACGAAATCGAAATCGTCCGCCCTTGCCGGACGTACAATGATATCATTGACTAGCGCTTCAGTCATAGTACACCTTCCTGTGATGACTACGATTTTTAGTGTAGCCTGATAGGATGGTCATTATTATATCATTAAAATATTTCAAATTCGATACCTATCACGCCATTTTCCAGCTGGTCGCTGAGAGAATAAAATTCAGAAATTTGATTTTCTAACCATTCGACATTATCACCGCCGAACTTTCGCGGATTATTGTGAGAAAATAAGTCACGAAATGTCGCGCATCTAAGCAAACCAACAACCTCAGCGGTAACAGTTTGCTCGGAATTATCTCTATTTGTAAAAATAATCCGATCCCCGATCTGGATTTTCTGTCGTTTGGCGTCATATAGTCGCGACTCGATAGTCTTATTGCCAGAAATAATAGCATTAAACGGCTCAGTCGCCAATTTTAATTGGTGTGTGGTCATAAAATTATTTGCCTTTCTTGCTATAATTAAACCATCATATAAATATTCAAATATCTCGTTTAACCGAAAGTTATTCTATTTTGAAATAATCTCTATAATTTTACAAATTTCTTTTGCTTTCTCGTCATCGCTGTTTAGAAAATTATCCATCTCATTTTCGCAAAAATCAATTACATGATCAATTCCTTTTTCCTTTCCAGTATACTGTTCGATGGCTCCTTTCTTTAGATAAAACTCGTCGGATGAATATTTTGACTCTATTTGCTGGTCTAGATCAGGATGCTCGTTTCTATATTTGTCGATTTTACGTTTATCAAGCCCCGCCTGTTTTGTCCGTTTATCATATTTGAATGACACGGTAGAATTATAAAAATCTCTCCCTGTAGCATCTAAGTCTTTAATGACATACACCTTTAGCCCGAAAGATTCAAAGAAGGACTTAAATGAGGATATACTGTCTTTTCCACGTACCCCATATACAGTAATATTCCGACTGAGATCTGGTTGTAGTTTCTTTATGGCAGCTCTGAAGAAATATTCATCATCCTGACCTTCAACCAGCAATACTCTATCTAGAAATAGTACTCGAGCTGCCCAAGTATTGTTTAGGATTTCTATCAGCTTTTTTTGATCTTCCCTAATATCAGGAGCGCACACCACAGAATTACGCCCTTCGTCCAGTGAAAATCGCTTAACATGCTCTATTGTCTTGTTGCTTATAAATCCTTCCGAATGAGTTACGATAACGTACTGTATGCGCTGCTCTTCCGCTAGTTTCTCGAGTATCTTAAGATATTCAAATTGAAATTGGTAATGTAAATGAATCTCCGGCTCATCGATAATAATAAGACCACCATTTACATCGTCCCGACCGTACGCCTCAAATATTAAGTGCATAATCGATTTTTGTCCAGCACTAAGACTGTTAATGTCTCCTAGATCCCGCTCATTTTTTGTATCGTAAAATCTAAATTCGTATGACCAAGTTCTTAACTCTGTGAGCTCTATATGCAATTCTAAATTGAATAATTTAAGCGCATTATTTATACGATTAACCATCTTCGAACTATTTACAACTCTCCCAGCTTCATCAATATCCTTTTTGCCTTTTAAAAAATTAAGATATTCCTCACCAAGCTTGAGCTTTACAATATTGAATATAGCTGGCTCACTACCAGATTGATCATGATTACTACGATAAGAAGAATCGCGCCTAATTTCTCGCAATTGACTTACTGGATTGGACTGCAAAGAGGTTTGTAGAGAGAAGGTATTATAATTACGAAAAGCAGACAACATAGAAAATGTACTTCCAAGAGGCTTTACGCGGTCGGCGTGTTTATTATTATGTATCGCTATAGCTTCGTTGATAGCCTGGTAGTATTCTAGATAAAATTGTACGGAATCCGGCGTGGAATCAGTATATTCTACATTATATGTGCTTTTTTCATAATTAAAGATAATATCTATAACAATTTTTATATCGCCATTTATAGGCCTAAAATCTATGGGAAATTTTATATAAGAATACTCCTCAAATATATTTTTTATATGAGTGTAATTATTTGCTATATGGCTCATGTTAGCGTTATCAATATCATCAAGTGTAAATGATATTCTTATTCTCTGTGGTTTCGATTCCGAATTCCAATTAGGCTGGAGCCGAAGACCTGAAATATGACTAGATCGATCATCTATTACGAGGGAACTTCTTCGAGCTTCACCTGGCAACAAAGAATTATAATCTCTAACCTCACAATATTTAAATAGAACTCTTGTGAATACAAAATTCATAGCCTCTAAGGCTGTTGACTTGCCGGATCCGTTCCCTCCAATAATAATGCTAAGGTACGGGTCAAATTCAATCTTAAAAGCGTTGTTTATATCCTCCTCATATTTAAAACTAAGAATGTTTGATAATTGTAAATAATTGACTTTCATTGTATTGGTTATTATACGCCTACTATAATGCTTAAGCTGAAATAATATTAAAATATACTATAATATACCCATGAATACTTCACGAAAAAATCGCATCATAAAAATTACTATTTGGGTAGTCTGCTCAATTGTCATTATAACCGCCTTACTAGTCGCCGCAGCTTTCTTTTGGCCAGCAACATCCAAGCAATTGCAATCTGCAAGCTCTGAAAAATTGAGCTACAACGACGCCATCGCCGCCGCAAATCGCACTGTTAGCGAAGACACTTCAAATACCGACGTTAGATCAGAATGCCGATCGATTATTAAAACCCACGGCAAAAAAACCGCCAAAGCCGTCATGATGATTCATGGCGTAAGCGCATGCCCACAGCAATTCGCAGACTTGGGCGACACCTTTTTCAATGCCGGCTATAACGTCTATATTCCCCGCGTCCCCAGCCACGGTCTGACGGACAATAAACGACACGGAGAAATCACCATTCCAGCAATGGCGCAATTTATGAAATCCAGCACCAGCATAATTAGCGGTTTAGGCGATGAAGCGGGAGTTGTCGGACTTTCTGGCGGCGCAAATATGGCGACTTGGATTACTCAGTACAACAGCCAAACCATATCACGAGCGCTACTTCTATCACCTTTTTATCAGCCTTCATCGTCGGAAACTCCTTCCTGGAAAATTCCGCTTTTACGAAATCTTTACGGACGTAATATTCTTCCAGATTCGTTTACGGGTAGCAATTTGTCATATCGCGCTCTTGGAAAATATATAATAATCGCCAAGAACTATAAATCCGACCTAAAAGCTCCAGGGCTAAAATATGTCGGGGTTGTAACGAGCGAAAACGACACCGCAATTGATAAAAATCTCGCGGTCAACATACCCAAGCAAATGGCTGCAGCTTCTGGCGCCAAATTCCAATATTATTCAATTCCGACCTCATTTGGTATCGGTCACGACATTGTAGCCTTAAACCAAGACGAGGTTAAAAAGCACGCCGCCAAATTATATCCGTTTTATTTGGATATGTACGAAGGAAAAAACGTAAAATTAGAGGTGAACTAGCTATCCTATTTACCTTGCACAGCTAAAATTCGCACCTGAATTTCATCCAATTGAGCGTCGTCCATTTTCGGACCGTCAGTCGTAGTTAGCCAGCCAGGATATTCCTCATAAAACGCTTGCTCGTGCGACACTGGCGAACCAATTCCCTTTGCCAAATCGCCATGAAGCGGCATCAATTTGGCATGCACATGTGCCACGCCCGTACCTTCAAAAATCAGCGCTACCCGTGGAGTGTCAAATGCTTTTTCCAAAATACCAGCAACCTTTTTCACCGCCAGCATCATTTCAGAATATAAATTGTCATCCAAAGAAAATACGTAATCGCCCGGATTCTGCTTCGGAATCACCACAGTAAAACCTGGTGTGTTCGGAAACGGTGTTAAAAATGCTAGGAATTTCTCATCTTCCCAAATCTTCCAAGATTTCATTTTTCCAGATACGATGTCGTCAAAAATTGTGTGATTCATAATTGCTCCTTTATGCAAATAAATCGTTTAATGCCTCACTCACCGTTGGATGAGTGAATATTTGGTCACGCAGCACAGTATATGGCAGACCATTATCCATTACAGTTTTGATAATATTAATGACTTCTGGTGAATTACGACACAATAAACTAGCACCCAAAATTTGTTCAGTGTTTGCATCAATCACCGCACGCAGCAATCCTGTTGTAGCATTATCAACATGCAGGCGTGGAATAGCCATAGCAGGCAGCTCTTTTACGATAATTTCGCACCCCGTCGCACGCGCCTCAGCCTCTGTCATACCCACCCGACCTAGCGGCGTTTGCATAAAGACCGTGTACGGCAAGGTTTTTTGTTTGGCGCGAGTGTACAGACCGTCACCCAGCAACTGGCTTCTCACAATCCGAAAATCGTCCAGCGACGCATAGGTAAATTGTGGCCCGCCCGTTACATCGCCCATTGCCCAAATATGCGACCGACTAGTGCGAAGTGTTTCATCAACCACAATTGCCCCGCGCTCATCCGTCGCTACACCAGCAGCTGGTAAATTCAAGCTCATCGTTGCCGGGCGACGGCCCGTAGCCATCAAAACCGCATCATAACCAGCGTAATCATCATGATTTACTGTGCGAATCGTCGCAGTAGACTCACCCTCAATAGCCGTCACATCCACACTAAACACAATCTCAATACCCTGTGCCTGCAATGCTTCAGTAGCAGCCCGAGCAATTGCTGGATCTTCACGTGCAAGCAGAGCATCGCCCCTCTCAAATACTGTTACTTTTGTACCAAGTTTGGCATAAGTTGAGGCAAATTCTAACCCAATATAACCGCCACCAATGATAGCTAGCTGTTTTGGCTGCGTCATTCTATCCAGCAATTCAGTACTGGTATACACAAACGGCTTATCAACACCTGGAATATCTGGGATGATTGATTCCGCACCGGTGTTAATAAAAATCTGCGGTGCACTAACTACTAGCTCGTCGCTACCCGCCACAACCTTCACAGTACGATCATCTACGAACGATGCCTCACCCTCAATGACGCTCACTGTCTCACGATCCGCAAGCATGTGATAGTTCTTCTCATTCAACCGCGCTACCACTGTTGTCTTATGTGCCATCGCCTCATCAAAACTTTGATGATGTTCGGCTGCATTGACTAGCACCTTAGTAGGAATACAAGCAATATTAATACAGGTGCCGCCATACATCTTTGGCGACCGCTCCACTAGCGCTACCTTTTTTTCCGCATTTGCCAGCGCTACCGCCAATGTTTTGCCAGCTTTGCCAAAACCAATGATGAGTGCGTCAAATTGTTGTGTATCCATTTTACCTCCTCCTATCTTTTTTAGCGATCTCTCTCGCTGCAACAAATTCTCTATCGGCACACAGAACTGCCTCTTTTATTACAAGTTTTTGAGCTACTACTATTATCGTGTGTAATAGCTCCTTAAAACTGTTCCAAAAAGTCCAACTTACCGCTATACGATGTTGTCAAAAATTGCGTGATTCATAATTACTCCTTTTGAAGTAATTATAGCATTTTACGAAGTTTTCAAGTCGGACAATT contains the following coding sequences:
- a CDS encoding ASCH domain-containing protein codes for the protein MTTHQLKLATEPFNAIISGNKTIESRLYDAKRQKIQIGDRIIFTNRDNSEQTVTAEVVGLLRCATFRDLFSHNNPRKFGGDNVEWLENQISEFYSLSDQLENGVIGIEFEIF
- a CDS encoding AAA family ATPase is translated as MKVNYLQLSNILSFKYEEDINNAFKIEFDPYLSIIIGGNGSGKSTALEAMNFVFTRVLFKYCEVRDYNSLLPGEARRSSLVIDDRSSHISGLRLQPNWNSESKPQRIRISFTLDDIDNANMSHIANNYTHIKNIFEEYSYIKFPIDFRPINGDIKIVIDIIFNYEKSTYNVEYTDSTPDSVQFYLEYYQAINEAIAIHNNKHADRVKPLGSTFSMLSAFRNYNTFSLQTSLQSNPVSQLREIRRDSSYRSNHDQSGSEPAIFNIVKLKLGEEYLNFLKGKKDIDEAGRVVNSSKMVNRINNALKLFNLELHIELTELRTWSYEFRFYDTKNERDLGDINSLSAGQKSIMHLIFEAYGRDDVNGGLIIIDEPEIHLHYQFQFEYLKILEKLAEEQRIQYVIVTHSEGFISNKTIEHVKRFSLDEGRNSVVCAPDIREDQKKLIEILNNTWAARVLFLDRVLLVEGQDDEYFFRAAIKKLQPDLSRNITVYGVRGKDSISSFKSFFESFGLKVYVIKDLDATGRDFYNSTVSFKYDKRTKQAGLDKRKIDKYRNEHPDLDQQIESKYSSDEFYLKKGAIEQYTGKEKGIDHVIDFCENEMDNFLNSDDEKAKEICKIIEIISK
- a CDS encoding NUDIX domain-containing protein — encoded protein: MVKTVSKALIKNKNGKYLLLYRGDTHPNFPGHLDLPGGEVESEETSKTATAREVQEETGICIYPNDLKKLFVKQYKNTRHVLFEIVIDKTEAGISVKLSWEHKKYRWMTLSELLDTNIPEGADPYYIDVIDYLKHLSEI
- a CDS encoding HIT family protein encodes the protein MNHTIFDDIVSGKMKSWKIWEDEKFLAFLTPFPNTPGFTVVIPKQNPGDYVFSLDDNLYSEMMLAVKKVAGILEKAFDTPRVALIFEGTGVAHVHAKLMPLHGDLAKGIGSPVSHEQAFYEEYPGWLTTTDGPKMDDAQLDEIQVRILAVQGK
- a CDS encoding GNAT family N-acetyltransferase; this encodes MTEALVNDIIVRPARADDFDFVADLMIRALTPFYDGDHYAHARRIFDAHMAGGVDHVGQFSVGQHMFIAESDGQPVGVIHVVNKKQGTVKISPLIVDTAYRGKMGVGSVLLKHAEDFARSLDARQLYCTVASSNQKALQFFLRKGFLVTGTARNHYKMGVDEHMLYKQLVDEAGFDSPNISVVPFNESQHADSARALILSQVSDDFEGVDDSWVDALFAGYRRMESGDVNNKFKIIFVAECNGQVVGVAGATPKKGQPIKLMPLVAKSEAAFEALIIDLQGLLEDYGRKLYIHLVPEPWQVVCLQRHGWSLEGVFPGGYAPASVVQQWGISLNKEGVPMRKMRIKRPYYDAIMSGKKTLEVRVGYNSIKRLKAGELLQLETGHTSGVVRIKSIRIYRSFADMLAAEPWQQIVPQAESEREALRLLRKIYPGHKENLGVHVIEVQK
- a CDS encoding FAD-dependent oxidoreductase — encoded protein: MDTQQFDALIIGFGKAGKTLAVALANAEKKVALVERSPKMYGGTCINIACIPTKVLVNAAEHHQSFDEAMAHKTTVVARLNEKNYHMLADRETVSVIEGEASFVDDRTVKVVAGSDELVVSAPQIFINTGAESIIPDIPGVDKPFVYTSTELLDRMTQPKQLAIIGGGYIGLEFASTYAKLGTKVTVFERGDALLAREDPAIARAATEALQAQGIEIVFSVDVTAIEGESTATIRTVNHDDYAGYDAVLMATGRRPATMSLNLPAAGVATDERGAIVVDETLRTSRSHIWAMGDVTGGPQFTYASLDDFRIVRSQLLGDGLYTRAKQKTLPYTVFMQTPLGRVGMTEAEARATGCEIIVKELPAMAIPRLHVDNATTGLLRAVIDANTEQILGASLLCRNSPEVINIIKTVMDNGLPYTVLRDQIFTHPTVSEALNDLFA
- a CDS encoding serine aminopeptidase domain-containing protein, translated to MNTSRKNRIIKITIWVVCSIVIITALLVAAAFFWPATSKQLQSASSEKLSYNDAIAAANRTVSEDTSNTDVRSECRSIIKTHGKKTAKAVMMIHGVSACPQQFADLGDTFFNAGYNVYIPRVPSHGLTDNKRHGEITIPAMAQFMKSSTSIISGLGDEAGVVGLSGGANMATWITQYNSQTISRALLLSPFYQPSSSETPSWKIPLLRNLYGRNILPDSFTGSNLSYRALGKYIIIAKNYKSDLKAPGLKYVGVVTSENDTAIDKNLAVNIPKQMAAASGAKFQYYSIPTSFGIGHDIVALNQDEVKKHAAKLYPFYLDMYEGKNVKLEVN